One genomic region from Spirosoma sp. KCTC 42546 encodes:
- a CDS encoding LytTR family DNA-binding domain-containing protein gives MLRAIAIDDEPAALDVLSRFADKVPFVELSQTFMNTTEALTYLHTQRVDLIFLDIRMPDLSGTDFAQLVAPLKKSIVFTTAYSDYALEGFALNALDYLLKPIDFGRFLHSCNRAYTQFLLQQGEPSSIFVKDGYDWVRVNLGDVLYIHSDTNLLFIHEQHRQVSTRMTLAEMVSMLPGDQFIRVHKSYLVAVKAIRKLERHQVTVGSGGAVIPLAASYRQPLEQRLLGK, from the coding sequence ATGCTTCGTGCCATTGCCATTGATGATGAACCCGCTGCGCTGGATGTGCTGAGCCGCTTTGCCGACAAGGTCCCATTTGTGGAACTGTCGCAAACCTTCATGAATACGACCGAAGCACTCACCTATTTGCACACCCAGCGCGTTGATCTGATTTTCCTGGATATCCGGATGCCGGATCTGTCAGGGACGGATTTTGCTCAGTTGGTGGCTCCACTCAAGAAGTCGATTGTTTTTACGACTGCGTATAGTGATTATGCGTTAGAAGGGTTTGCGCTGAACGCCCTCGACTATCTGCTAAAACCCATTGATTTTGGGCGGTTTCTGCACAGTTGCAATCGGGCGTATACCCAGTTCCTGCTTCAGCAGGGAGAGCCCTCGAGTATTTTTGTGAAAGATGGGTATGACTGGGTTCGGGTCAATCTGGGAGATGTACTCTATATTCATTCGGACACGAACCTGCTCTTTATTCATGAACAGCACCGGCAGGTCAGCACGCGAATGACCTTAGCCGAGATGGTTTCTATGCTGCCGGGCGACCAGTTTATTCGGGTTCACAAATCCTATTTAGTTGCGGTAAAGGCCATTCGAAAACTGGAGCGTCATCAGGTAACGGTTGGGAGCGGGGGGGCAGTCATTCCATTGGCAGCTAGTTACCGCCAACCGCTGGAGCAGCGTCTGTTGGGTAAGTAA
- a CDS encoding DUF805 domain-containing protein has translation MNTSINSATSVSIVDNYVAVLKKYSDFQGRARRTEYWYFFLVNVVVTQVLNYTNIFLFGGSTVIGWLLMLVNLAILVPSVSVAVRRMHDVGKSGWYALIPIYNLILACTEGTQGANEYGNDPKVKA, from the coding sequence ATGAACACCTCAATCAATTCCGCTACCAGTGTTTCCATTGTTGACAATTATGTTGCGGTACTAAAAAAGTACAGCGACTTTCAGGGGCGCGCCCGCCGAACTGAATACTGGTATTTTTTTCTGGTTAACGTTGTGGTTACCCAGGTCTTAAACTACACCAACATTTTTCTCTTTGGTGGCTCAACGGTGATTGGCTGGCTACTGATGCTGGTTAATCTAGCCATTCTGGTGCCATCCGTTTCGGTTGCCGTTCGGCGTATGCACGATGTAGGCAAGAGTGGCTGGTATGCGCTGATCCCCATCTACAACTTGATTCTGGCCTGCACAGAAGGCACTCAGGGTGCCAATGAATACGGCAACGATCCTAAAGTGAAAGCCTGA